From a region of the Myxococcus stipitatus genome:
- a CDS encoding cytochrome c peroxidase, which yields MTRPFAPTLLTPDGRLGLVFEDATQVRFIAVGEPRIEVSAGVPRFPSDTQQGTMLPLPLPPVQARTRAFFRSDLTTPLLQGVTVTPSIQSGQGALVMDARYSPSGRPFPVRTPQACLDVTLATRDARVALDGRYDCYRLLHFQPFVAPPSGDGTTAVAVFQAEAVVVVDARRPDTTGGVSRLAVPSIADGRYLSGFRLSSDTSSDYYVWGKELSATADGRLLVAEGGRWAYNETPWNPVTWTRQRELGALYDSVRLDVDGLNRVCRRLVSGQPSCTSAQEEPFARVYPVGARPFYLGDGSRRLDGGLPTHLQCGYTWITPDGTDVFCRPDPALNPTVLPAVALELPQGFERSTGMHTFAVGQHTGWLVQRLDSTINSRRFNPEWAVSPPHPSEPVHRPLSPLLVDAATGYWAATRADSEQTLPLDGRWPVFQFMSQDDGVRTAAGARYASLGLVPESGNPGMWTNMHYWEASFGCGVDPACLLHLPMNELFYDANAAPLVLRAQPRTQDTSGNAVFGDSSGYVSPIVSPYVGHLEGSARFIGEVHGAADDERYLSGFRGTGISVGASGAVTVRVSGYDQPFCGRNKGCLVAQDYSATGFTAEFAFLPLFDTGGKYITLARHEGLWRVFLSQGGLYATVEYSVGSEPRTYTLGPVAIPSSSLSATPAEQATRWTHVAVRVDEGAARFAFVVDGAIVMEVPLGGGVTLRGLVGGPEGQVIRVGPAGSCADCPADDAFFVDELAFYSAPRTDLELAASAGRLSGREGLLTAAQARVLLARFFSVVNPRRLALQADGFPRFLREEDLRIPEVFEAFLAPGGEQRFITLVEAGAALFHSSALATTASGAIQTQAGTSALMSCATCHTPSLSFTDGHPGAIGAQASMRNVPTLVNRALGSRHGGRRGGRDLVSAVLVDAEDPARMNADIDQVLVRINAGGGEVEHLKALLGAVYDQAPARREHLQQALAAFLLVQLQVESLAQAVEVSGQSVVDLQGNLVRAEQVRLGRQLFEGKARCIACHSGPNFSDELAHDTGTREFDVTDAFAYKTPTLWNVADTAPYFHTGEVATLREVLDFYNRGGGDHVFARGGRHVVDPELRPLALDEHELVALEVYLRALRDAGPVLRAGGEALAFSDHGPIPGMSCIAISEGQDSAGWDDNYLCSPRDEGLVWSSTGPVAGMRCTQVTESSEPASTSWDDNFLCVPQGSALQLEWSSSGPRFGKACVGFFERLDPHGWHDNYLCQDVPLRVRFSAAGPIAGMSCVLMNEVNDVAGGWSDNYACTNKDIGLRWSAAGPIAGLRCMRVFEGAEPASTGWEDNHLCVPPESPAFLSWSQNGSQSGLTCTRFHEPRDPHTWDDNFLCHREEPLTLEFRSAGSVAGKVCTRIDELSDTAGTWDDNYLCANRDIGLRWSSAGVVAGMRCTPITERLEPASTTWTDNSLCLPSTSSLQLSWSDQGALPGRTCVAWLETADPHGWEDNHLCY from the coding sequence GTGACCAGGCCCTTCGCGCCGACGTTGCTCACGCCGGACGGTCGGCTGGGGCTCGTCTTCGAGGACGCCACGCAGGTGCGCTTCATCGCGGTGGGCGAGCCGCGCATCGAGGTGAGCGCGGGGGTGCCTCGCTTCCCGAGCGACACCCAGCAGGGGACGATGCTGCCGCTACCGCTGCCCCCGGTGCAGGCGCGGACGCGCGCCTTCTTCCGCTCGGACCTGACGACGCCCTTGCTGCAGGGCGTGACGGTGACTCCGTCGATCCAGTCGGGGCAGGGCGCGCTGGTGATGGATGCGCGCTATTCGCCCTCGGGGCGGCCGTTCCCCGTGCGGACGCCGCAGGCGTGTCTGGACGTGACGCTGGCGACGCGCGACGCGCGGGTCGCGCTCGACGGCCGGTATGACTGCTATCGGCTCCTCCACTTCCAGCCCTTCGTGGCGCCGCCGAGCGGAGACGGCACCACGGCGGTGGCGGTGTTCCAGGCGGAGGCGGTGGTGGTGGTGGATGCGAGGCGCCCGGACACGACGGGCGGCGTGTCGCGACTGGCCGTGCCCTCGATTGCCGACGGCCGGTACCTGTCCGGGTTCCGCCTGAGCTCCGACACGTCCAGCGACTACTACGTGTGGGGGAAGGAGCTGAGCGCCACCGCGGATGGCCGGTTGCTGGTCGCCGAGGGCGGACGGTGGGCCTACAACGAAACGCCCTGGAACCCGGTGACGTGGACTCGGCAGCGGGAGCTGGGCGCGCTGTACGACAGCGTCCGGCTCGACGTGGATGGACTCAACCGCGTCTGTCGGCGCCTCGTGTCCGGTCAGCCGTCGTGTACGTCCGCGCAGGAGGAGCCCTTCGCGCGCGTCTACCCGGTCGGCGCGCGCCCCTTCTATCTGGGGGATGGGAGCCGCAGGCTCGACGGCGGGCTGCCCACGCACCTGCAATGTGGCTACACCTGGATCACGCCGGATGGCACGGACGTGTTCTGCCGGCCCGACCCGGCCCTCAACCCCACGGTGCTCCCGGCCGTCGCGCTGGAGCTGCCCCAGGGCTTCGAGCGCTCCACGGGCATGCACACCTTCGCGGTGGGGCAGCACACGGGTTGGCTGGTCCAGCGGTTGGACAGCACCATCAACAGCCGGCGCTTCAACCCGGAGTGGGCCGTGTCACCTCCGCACCCGAGTGAGCCCGTGCATCGCCCGCTGTCCCCGCTGCTCGTCGACGCCGCCACCGGGTACTGGGCGGCCACGCGCGCGGACTCGGAGCAGACGTTGCCGCTGGACGGGCGCTGGCCGGTGTTCCAGTTCATGAGCCAGGACGACGGGGTGCGCACGGCGGCGGGGGCGCGGTATGCCAGCCTGGGGCTGGTGCCGGAGTCCGGCAACCCGGGCATGTGGACGAACATGCACTACTGGGAAGCGTCGTTCGGGTGCGGCGTGGACCCTGCGTGCCTGCTCCACCTGCCGATGAACGAGCTGTTCTACGACGCGAACGCGGCGCCGCTGGTGCTGCGCGCCCAGCCGCGCACGCAGGACACGTCGGGCAACGCCGTCTTCGGGGACTCCTCGGGGTACGTGAGTCCCATCGTGTCCCCCTACGTAGGGCACCTCGAGGGCTCGGCGCGCTTCATCGGAGAGGTCCATGGCGCCGCGGACGACGAGCGCTATCTCTCCGGCTTCCGTGGGACGGGCATCAGCGTGGGGGCGAGCGGCGCCGTCACCGTGCGGGTGAGCGGGTATGACCAACCCTTCTGCGGTCGCAACAAGGGCTGCCTGGTCGCGCAGGACTACTCCGCGACGGGCTTCACGGCGGAGTTCGCCTTCCTCCCCCTCTTCGACACCGGCGGGAAGTACATCACCCTCGCGCGCCACGAAGGGCTGTGGCGCGTCTTCCTCTCGCAGGGCGGGCTCTACGCCACGGTCGAGTACTCGGTCGGCTCGGAGCCACGGACCTACACGCTCGGCCCGGTGGCCATCCCATCCTCCTCGTTGTCCGCGACTCCGGCCGAGCAGGCGACCCGGTGGACGCACGTGGCGGTGCGCGTCGACGAGGGGGCCGCGCGCTTCGCCTTCGTGGTCGATGGGGCCATCGTGATGGAGGTCCCGCTGGGCGGGGGCGTGACGCTGCGGGGCCTCGTCGGGGGCCCGGAGGGGCAGGTCATCCGCGTGGGCCCGGCGGGTTCCTGCGCGGACTGCCCCGCCGATGACGCGTTCTTCGTCGACGAGCTCGCCTTCTATTCGGCGCCGAGGACGGACCTGGAGCTGGCCGCGTCGGCCGGGCGGCTCTCCGGGCGCGAGGGCCTGTTGACGGCGGCCCAGGCGCGTGTGCTGCTGGCGCGCTTCTTCAGCGTCGTGAATCCCCGGAGGCTGGCGCTCCAGGCGGATGGCTTCCCGCGCTTCCTCCGCGAGGAGGACCTGCGCATCCCTGAGGTCTTCGAGGCGTTCCTGGCGCCGGGAGGGGAGCAGCGCTTCATCACGCTGGTCGAGGCGGGCGCGGCGCTGTTCCACTCCAGCGCGCTGGCGACGACCGCGTCGGGCGCCATCCAGACCCAGGCGGGGACGTCGGCGCTGATGTCGTGCGCGACATGCCACACTCCGTCGCTCTCCTTCACCGATGGCCACCCGGGAGCCATCGGCGCCCAGGCCTCGATGCGCAACGTGCCCACGCTGGTGAACCGCGCGCTGGGTAGCCGCCACGGCGGCCGGCGAGGGGGGCGGGACCTGGTGTCCGCGGTGCTGGTGGACGCGGAGGACCCCGCCCGGATGAACGCGGACATCGACCAGGTGCTGGTCCGCATCAACGCGGGAGGGGGTGAGGTGGAGCACCTGAAGGCGCTCCTGGGCGCCGTCTACGACCAGGCGCCCGCTCGACGAGAGCACCTCCAGCAGGCGCTCGCAGCCTTCCTGCTGGTCCAGCTCCAGGTGGAGTCGCTGGCGCAGGCGGTGGAGGTCTCCGGCCAGTCGGTGGTGGACCTCCAGGGCAACCTGGTGCGTGCCGAGCAGGTGCGCCTGGGCCGGCAGCTCTTCGAGGGCAAGGCGCGGTGTATCGCCTGCCACTCGGGACCGAACTTCTCGGACGAGCTCGCCCACGACACGGGGACGCGCGAGTTCGATGTCACCGACGCCTTCGCCTACAAGACGCCCACGCTCTGGAACGTGGCGGACACCGCGCCGTACTTCCACACCGGCGAGGTCGCGACCCTGCGGGAGGTGCTCGACTTCTACAACCGGGGCGGCGGCGACCATGTCTTCGCGCGCGGGGGGCGGCACGTCGTCGACCCGGAGCTGCGGCCCCTGGCGCTCGACGAACACGAACTGGTGGCGCTGGAGGTGTACCTGCGCGCGCTGCGCGACGCGGGCCCCGTGTTGAGGGCGGGAGGGGAGGCGCTGGCGTTCAGCGACCATGGCCCCATCCCCGGGATGTCCTGCATCGCCATCTCCGAGGGCCAGGACTCCGCGGGCTGGGATGACAACTACCTGTGCTCGCCTCGGGACGAGGGCCTCGTGTGGAGCAGCACCGGCCCCGTGGCCGGCATGCGCTGCACGCAGGTGACGGAGTCCTCGGAGCCCGCGTCGACGTCGTGGGACGACAACTTCCTCTGCGTGCCCCAGGGCTCCGCGCTCCAGCTCGAGTGGTCGTCGTCGGGCCCCCGGTTCGGCAAGGCGTGCGTGGGCTTCTTCGAGCGGCTGGACCCCCACGGATGGCACGACAACTACCTGTGCCAGGACGTGCCGCTCCGGGTCCGCTTCAGCGCGGCGGGGCCCATCGCGGGGATGTCGTGCGTGCTCATGAACGAAGTCAACGATGTCGCGGGGGGCTGGTCGGACAACTACGCCTGCACCAACAAGGACATCGGTTTGCGCTGGAGCGCGGCGGGGCCCATCGCTGGCCTGCGCTGTATGCGGGTCTTCGAGGGCGCGGAGCCGGCATCCACGGGCTGGGAGGACAACCACCTGTGCGTCCCCCCGGAGTCCCCCGCCTTCCTCTCCTGGTCCCAGAACGGCTCGCAGTCCGGACTCACCTGCACGCGTTTCCACGAACCGCGGGACCCCCACACCTGGGATGACAACTTCCTGTGTCACCGCGAGGAGCCGCTGACGCTGGAGTTCCGCTCCGCGGGTTCCGTCGCCGGCAAGGTGTGCACGCGCATCGACGAGCTCTCGGACACCGCCGGCACCTGGGACGACAACTACCTCTGCGCCAACCGCGACATCGGCCTGCGTTGGAGCTCGGCCGGAGTGGTGGCCGGGATGCGCTGCACGCCCATCACCGAGCGCCTGGAGCCCGCGTCCACGACGTGGACCGACAACTCCCTCTGCCTGCCGTCCACGTCGTCCCTCCAGCTCTCGTGGTCCGACCAGGGGGCCCTGCCCGGCCGCACCTGCGTCGCATGGCTGGAGACCGCGGACCCCCACGGATGGGAGGACAACCACCTCTGCTACTGA
- a CDS encoding vWA domain-containing protein — MNRTVLFLSLAGGLALVALVLGLPQVTRSRGGDTPVVVVEPPRPPAPVIPLQGTPGSLTMTSRLSHPYVPLGASEVFATVDLTGAEVPGAKRSPVNLALVIDRSGSMSGYKLAQAKQAARHLVGLLREEDRLAIVHYGSDVQSLPAMAVTPGNRERMFQYVDSIWDDGGTNIGAGLSAGRFQLASAQGQFRINRLILMSDGQPTEGITDDQGLKDQVREIRASGVSVSAIGVGTDFNEDLMQAFAEYGAGAYGFLEDAGQLATLFQKDLQQATTTVARDVTLTFTLPTGVSLGEVLGYNARQSGNQVHVSLPDFSAGQLERVVVRLVVNGDAVGRSVRVSDLRLGYTDLIRNVGVENGAALSAVVTDRNEEVLARQDKDATVYAVRARSAVNLQKAAAALREGRREEAKDYIRQNQTLFEAAGAVASPAAVAADQAEQQATLDEYERAASDEELRSAVKKSKVKAMKSFGKLGSTY; from the coding sequence ATGAACCGAACGGTCCTCTTCCTCTCGCTGGCTGGCGGCCTCGCCCTGGTCGCCCTGGTGCTGGGGCTTCCCCAGGTGACGCGCTCCCGAGGCGGGGACACCCCCGTCGTCGTGGTGGAGCCACCCCGGCCCCCTGCCCCCGTGATTCCCCTGCAGGGGACGCCGGGCTCGCTCACCATGACGAGCCGGCTGTCCCATCCGTACGTGCCGCTGGGCGCGTCGGAGGTCTTCGCCACGGTGGACCTGACGGGCGCGGAGGTGCCGGGGGCGAAGCGCAGCCCGGTGAACCTGGCGCTGGTCATCGACCGGTCCGGCTCCATGAGCGGCTACAAGCTGGCGCAGGCGAAGCAGGCCGCGCGGCACCTGGTGGGGCTGCTGCGGGAGGAGGACCGGCTGGCCATCGTCCACTACGGGTCGGACGTGCAGAGCCTGCCGGCCATGGCCGTCACGCCGGGCAACCGGGAGCGGATGTTCCAGTACGTGGACAGCATCTGGGACGACGGCGGCACCAACATCGGCGCGGGGCTGTCCGCGGGCCGCTTCCAGCTCGCGTCCGCCCAGGGCCAGTTCCGCATCAACCGCCTCATCCTGATGAGCGACGGCCAGCCCACCGAGGGCATCACGGACGACCAGGGCCTGAAGGACCAGGTGCGGGAGATTCGCGCCAGCGGCGTGTCGGTGAGCGCCATCGGCGTGGGCACCGACTTCAACGAGGACCTGATGCAGGCCTTCGCCGAGTACGGCGCGGGCGCCTACGGCTTCCTCGAGGACGCGGGCCAGCTGGCCACCCTCTTCCAGAAGGACCTCCAGCAGGCCACCACCACCGTGGCGCGCGACGTGACGCTGACCTTCACGCTGCCCACCGGCGTCTCGCTGGGCGAGGTGCTCGGCTACAACGCGCGCCAGTCCGGCAACCAGGTCCACGTGTCGCTGCCCGACTTCTCCGCCGGCCAGCTGGAGCGCGTGGTGGTGCGTCTGGTCGTCAACGGCGACGCGGTGGGCCGCTCCGTCCGCGTGTCCGACCTGCGGCTGGGCTACACGGACCTCATCCGCAACGTGGGCGTGGAGAACGGCGCCGCCCTGTCCGCGGTGGTGACCGACCGGAACGAGGAGGTGCTGGCGAGGCAGGACAAGGACGCCACCGTCTACGCGGTGCGGGCGCGCAGCGCGGTCAACCTCCAGAAGGCGGCCGCGGCGCTGCGCGAGGGACGCCGCGAGGAGGCCAAGGACTACATCCGCCAGAACCAGACGCTCTTCGAGGCCGCTGGCGCGGTGGCGAGCCCCGCGGCCGTCGCGGCGGACCAGGCCGAGCAGCAGGCGACGCTCGATGAGTACGAGCGCGCGGCGAGCGACGAGGAGCTGCGCTCGGCGGTGAAGAAGTCGAAGGTCAAGGCCATGAAGAGCTTCGGCAAGCTCGGCTCCACCTACTGA
- the cglC gene encoding adventurous gliding motility lipoprotein CglC, translating to MKKFVRSALILSSTALLVSGCQVSSEIGKPCALVRKATQQELDQGSNKTVEMLEKEVTSKQDVVSFGAVHCEDLICIRDAAYPRALGEDGQVDGDAVAWGYCSKPCVEGTDSACDVKDTDDVQADLPGRMACRPLLLDQDTLDAIRAADEGFYRRIFGENNSPFFCAGKLPDPSAGG from the coding sequence ATGAAGAAGTTCGTTCGAAGCGCCCTCATCCTCTCGTCCACCGCGCTGCTCGTGAGCGGGTGTCAGGTGAGCAGCGAGATTGGGAAGCCCTGCGCCCTGGTGCGCAAGGCGACGCAGCAGGAGCTGGACCAAGGCTCCAACAAGACGGTGGAGATGCTGGAGAAGGAGGTGACCTCCAAGCAGGACGTCGTCTCGTTCGGAGCCGTGCACTGCGAGGACCTCATCTGCATCCGGGACGCCGCCTACCCCCGCGCGCTCGGGGAAGACGGACAGGTGGACGGCGACGCGGTGGCCTGGGGCTACTGCAGCAAGCCGTGCGTGGAGGGGACCGACAGCGCCTGCGACGTGAAGGACACGGACGACGTGCAGGCGGACCTGCCGGGCCGGATGGCCTGCCGCCCGCTGCTGTTGGATCAGGACACGCTCGACGCCATCCGCGCCGCGGACGAGGGCTTCTACCGGCGCATCTTCGGCGAGAACAACTCGCCCTTCTTCTGCGCGGGCAAGCTGCCGGACCCTTCGGCCGGTGGGTGA
- a CDS encoding outer membrane beta-barrel domain-containing protein, producing the protein MNRHTLLLALCLVPALAPAQSQEGMGLDLTEETQPKSSDESPTPPPAEEATPAVASKTVEEEAPPPEALPPLTDITQEDRVKSFQKKVYRKKGRFELTPAVTVSVNDPFYSKVGASLRGAYYLADTLAISARGSWMQVVPSDDVRTAKRTFNSKIYNSVPQWSAMGDVEWSPLYGKVAFLNSILHFDGYLLAGAGVVQTETSSLPGRGLNPAADLGLGMRFVAKDFVAVNVALINTSYVDQPLGSAKGAVQNVMTLNAGISLFLPFRSTGRDAE; encoded by the coding sequence TTGAACCGCCACACGTTGCTGCTCGCCCTGTGTCTGGTGCCTGCCCTGGCACCCGCCCAGAGCCAGGAGGGCATGGGCCTCGACCTCACGGAAGAGACCCAGCCCAAGTCGTCGGACGAATCACCCACGCCCCCCCCGGCGGAGGAGGCCACGCCCGCCGTGGCCTCCAAGACGGTGGAGGAGGAGGCTCCCCCGCCCGAGGCGCTCCCACCCCTGACGGACATCACGCAAGAGGACCGGGTCAAGAGCTTCCAGAAGAAGGTGTACCGGAAGAAGGGGCGCTTCGAGCTGACCCCGGCCGTCACCGTCTCCGTGAATGATCCGTTCTACTCCAAGGTGGGCGCGTCCCTGCGCGGCGCCTACTACCTGGCGGACACGCTGGCCATCTCCGCCCGCGGCTCCTGGATGCAGGTGGTGCCGTCCGACGACGTGCGCACCGCCAAGCGCACCTTCAACAGCAAGATCTACAACTCGGTGCCCCAGTGGTCCGCCATGGGCGACGTGGAGTGGAGCCCGCTGTACGGCAAGGTGGCCTTCCTCAACTCCATCCTGCACTTCGACGGCTACCTGCTGGCGGGCGCGGGCGTGGTGCAGACGGAGACCTCGTCCCTGCCGGGGCGCGGGCTCAACCCCGCCGCGGACCTGGGCCTGGGCATGCGCTTCGTCGCCAAGGACTTCGTGGCGGTGAACGTGGCGCTCATCAACACCTCCTATGTGGATCAGCCCCTGGGTAGCGCGAAGGGGGCCGTCCAGAACGTCATGACGCTCAACGCCGGCATCTCGCTGTTCCTGCCCTTCCGGTCGACGGGGAGGGACGCGGAATGA
- a CDS encoding outer membrane beta-barrel domain-containing protein: MKTLLRLLLTLSLVAPVLARAQAANSEEEEAGDVSEVDKDRLGPLRERVPPVSGHLFLKKGRFEFSPSATVSLRDAFFTKYLFGGTLTYHPMETLGVSLRVGYAVNSVAGAAQICTFSDGTDGGTRGCSSPSMKELDGKAPGQLKLLGGVDVQWAPIYGKLSLLAEKFVHFDLYGVVGASVVQYRGPELDPTLALTAPAKNYMTPGGNVGVGLRFFFNRWVTLRTEVRDLIYVEKSGNPDKENYLRNQLLFELGVSFFFPSSNPES, encoded by the coding sequence ATGAAGACGCTCCTCCGTCTGCTGCTGACGCTGTCCCTCGTCGCGCCGGTGCTGGCGCGCGCCCAGGCCGCCAACTCCGAGGAGGAGGAGGCCGGCGACGTCTCGGAGGTCGACAAGGACCGGCTCGGCCCCCTGCGCGAGCGCGTCCCCCCGGTCTCCGGGCACCTGTTCCTCAAGAAGGGCCGCTTCGAGTTCAGTCCCTCCGCCACCGTGTCGCTGCGCGACGCGTTCTTCACCAAGTACCTCTTCGGCGGCACGCTGACCTACCACCCCATGGAGACGTTGGGCGTGAGCCTGCGGGTGGGCTACGCGGTCAACTCCGTCGCCGGCGCGGCGCAGATCTGCACCTTCTCCGACGGGACGGATGGTGGCACGCGCGGCTGCTCCTCGCCCTCCATGAAGGAGCTGGACGGCAAGGCGCCCGGGCAGCTCAAGCTCCTGGGTGGCGTGGACGTCCAGTGGGCGCCCATCTACGGCAAGCTGTCGCTGCTGGCCGAGAAGTTCGTCCACTTCGACCTGTACGGCGTCGTCGGCGCGTCCGTGGTCCAGTACCGCGGCCCGGAGCTCGACCCCACGCTCGCGCTCACCGCCCCCGCCAAGAACTACATGACCCCGGGCGGCAACGTGGGTGTCGGCCTGCGCTTCTTCTTCAACCGGTGGGTGACGCTGCGCACGGAGGTGCGTGACCTCATCTACGTGGAGAAGAGCGGCAACCCGGACAAAGAAAACTACCTGCGCAACCAGCTGCTGTTCGAACTGGGTGTGTCCTTCTTCTTCCCCTCGTCCAATCCCGAGTCATGA
- the gltC gene encoding adventurous gliding motility protein GltC, translating to MMRSFRLIRLAVLGLVLAWTAPSFAQSFEGLDLGGQTKKKRGAKKTSSKSSTKSATSKSSKKKKGKSTRGKAAPVEAEESPSETEVADPTPSAPVEAAPAAIAAPVEAAPVTPATPPPAPVPTPATPPASNGLGLDLTQETPKPAAPTMSFEAVDVSGKTADRQRLDVAISLFKNDEYEKAAMAAHELLADPKLAGLHTEARYVLAKSLYRMGMYHSSLGEFSKLLALGPSTKFFKTSLEWLFFISRKTKNETVILDEIARHANQEFPEKYRNEFRYLLARYHFVRGRALDQVGQPADADKSFSEVKRLTLLIPKEDPFYPRARYLDGLASFRNGSRQKDAASKRGNGEMLASVEAMKEVVRLTRAVPGKSAEQAKLDKSLRELAFMQLARTHYGMQQNRYALFYLGKVERGNTQWLESLFEASWANYRVGQYEQALGNLITLSSPFFREEYFPEALILKAVIYYENCRYRESNIILQDFERTYLPVHDQLEALVKKNMEASEYYSVLSDVQKKNKEGLEKNQTDFILERILRLALTDQDLRKTNDSILELEGEMDAFASRGDTFKYSELSKQLLEELKVQRVALISKAGIMAKGKLETELVALKQLLANGLRIKFETTTKEKEFLEEQLKAGGRTAIVKKYKYSVAVADDQLYWPYEGEYWRDELGTYQYTLTKGCIERDTANRSVQSAEAM from the coding sequence ATGATGCGCTCCTTCCGGCTCATCCGTCTCGCCGTCCTGGGCCTCGTGCTCGCGTGGACGGCTCCCAGCTTCGCCCAGAGCTTCGAGGGCCTGGACCTCGGCGGCCAGACCAAGAAGAAGCGTGGCGCGAAGAAGACGTCGTCGAAGTCGTCGACCAAGTCCGCGACGTCCAAGTCCAGCAAGAAGAAGAAGGGCAAGTCCACGCGCGGCAAGGCGGCGCCCGTGGAGGCCGAGGAGTCGCCCTCCGAGACCGAGGTGGCCGACCCGACGCCGAGCGCGCCGGTGGAGGCCGCGCCCGCGGCCATCGCCGCGCCGGTGGAGGCGGCCCCCGTCACGCCCGCGACGCCGCCTCCCGCTCCGGTGCCCACGCCGGCGACGCCTCCGGCCAGCAATGGCCTGGGGCTGGACCTGACGCAGGAGACGCCCAAGCCCGCCGCGCCCACCATGTCCTTCGAGGCGGTGGACGTGTCCGGCAAGACGGCGGACCGCCAGCGGCTGGACGTGGCCATCAGCCTGTTCAAGAACGACGAGTACGAGAAGGCCGCCATGGCGGCGCACGAGCTGCTGGCGGACCCGAAGCTGGCGGGCCTGCACACCGAGGCGCGCTACGTGCTGGCCAAGTCGCTCTACCGCATGGGCATGTACCACTCGTCCCTGGGTGAGTTCTCCAAGCTGCTCGCCCTGGGCCCGTCCACCAAGTTCTTCAAGACGAGCCTCGAGTGGCTGTTCTTCATCAGCCGCAAGACGAAGAACGAGACGGTCATCCTCGACGAGATCGCCCGGCACGCGAACCAGGAGTTCCCGGAGAAGTACCGCAACGAGTTCCGCTACCTGCTGGCGCGCTACCACTTCGTGCGTGGCCGCGCGCTGGACCAGGTGGGGCAGCCGGCGGACGCGGACAAGAGCTTCTCCGAGGTCAAGCGCCTGACGCTGCTGATTCCGAAGGAGGACCCGTTCTATCCGCGCGCCCGCTACCTGGACGGCCTCGCCTCGTTCCGCAACGGCAGCCGCCAGAAGGACGCGGCGTCCAAGCGCGGCAACGGGGAGATGCTGGCCTCGGTGGAGGCGATGAAGGAAGTGGTGCGGCTGACGCGCGCGGTGCCCGGCAAGTCCGCCGAGCAGGCGAAGCTGGACAAGTCGCTGCGCGAGCTGGCCTTCATGCAGCTGGCGCGCACGCACTACGGCATGCAGCAGAACCGCTACGCGCTGTTCTACCTGGGCAAGGTGGAGCGCGGGAACACGCAGTGGCTGGAGTCGCTCTTCGAGGCGAGCTGGGCCAACTACCGCGTGGGCCAGTACGAGCAGGCGCTGGGCAACCTCATCACCCTGTCGTCGCCCTTCTTCCGCGAGGAGTACTTCCCGGAGGCGCTCATCCTCAAGGCGGTCATCTATTACGAGAACTGCCGCTACCGCGAGTCCAACATCATCCTCCAGGACTTCGAGCGCACCTACCTGCCGGTGCACGACCAGCTGGAGGCGCTCGTGAAGAAGAACATGGAGGCCAGCGAGTACTACTCGGTGCTCTCCGACGTGCAGAAGAAGAACAAGGAGGGCCTGGAGAAGAACCAGACGGACTTCATCCTGGAGCGCATCCTCCGGCTGGCCCTCACGGACCAGGACCTGCGCAAGACGAACGACTCCATCCTCGAGCTGGAGGGGGAGATGGACGCCTTCGCCAGCCGCGGCGACACGTTCAAGTACTCCGAGCTGAGCAAGCAGCTGTTGGAGGAGCTGAAGGTGCAGCGCGTGGCGCTCATCTCCAAGGCCGGCATCATGGCCAAGGGCAAGCTGGAGACGGAGCTCGTCGCGCTCAAGCAGCTGCTGGCCAACGGCCTGCGCATCAAGTTCGAGACGACGACGAAGGAGAAGGAGTTCCTCGAGGAGCAGCTCAAGGCGGGTGGCCGCACGGCCATCGTCAAGAAGTACAAGTACTCCGTCGCCGTGGCGGACGACCAGCTCTACTGGCCGTACGAGGGCGAGTACTGGCGTGACGAGCTGGGCACCTACCAGTACACGCTGACCAAGGGCTGCATCGAGCGCGACACCGCCAACCGCAGCGTGCAGTCCGCGGAGGCGATGTAG